The DNA window CATTCGGCTATGGCGGCCAGCAGGGTTTCCGTGTCCGAGGTCCCGCGGAATGCGTGGCCCAGCGATTCCAACTCGCGCCGCAGGTCCGGGTGATTGTAGATTTCGCCGTTATAGGTCAGCACGAAGCGCTTGCAGGCCGATTCCATGGGCTGCGCGCCCGACGGCGAGAGATCGAGAATGGACAGGCGGCGGTGGCCGAAGGCCACGCCAAAGCGTTCATCCGTCCATATCCCGGACCCGTCCGGTCCCCGGTGGCGCAGGGGGTCGGTCATGGCCCGGCAGATGGCTTGCATGTCCTGTCGGTTGCGTTCCCCGGTTCCCGGGCAAAGGGGCGCGAATCCGGCTATGCCGCACATGGTCGGCCTCCGGCGTGCAAGAGCAGTTCTTCCCATTGGTCCAGCACCGCGCCTTCCTCAAAGGTCTGGCAGACGCGCACGGCTTCCGTTCCCAGCCGGGTTCGCAAGGATTCGTCTTGTGCCAGTTGGATCATGGCATCCGCCATGGCCCGCACGTCTTTAACCGGAACCAGCAGGCCGTTGCGTTCATGCTGCACGATGTGCGCGCACCCGCCCGGGCCGTTGCTGGCGACGCAGGCCAGACCATGGGCCATGGCCTCGCACAGGGCGTTGGGAAAGCCTTCGTGGGCCGAGGCCAGCACGAATATGTCGCCATGCGCGAGGTGTTCCCCGGCATCGGGCACCACGCCCGTGAAATGTACGTGTTGCGAGAGGCCCAGCGCCTGCGCACGCGCCTGCACGTCCGCGCGCAAAGGGCCGTCGCCCACCATGGTCAGGGTGCGGCCGCGCAGGTGTTCGCGGGCAAGGGCAAAGGCTTCCAGCACGTCCATGGGGCGCTTCTCTTGGGAAAAGCGGCCCACGAAGACCAGTCCTCTGCCCGAGACCGTGCGTTGGGAACGCGCCACCGGGTTGGGAATGACCGCGCTGTCGGCCCGTGTTTTCGGCAGCATGTCGTGCAGGATTCGCTGTTCTTCCGGTGTCTGCACCACCACGGCCCGCGCGTGGGGATAGGTCAGCCTGCGCAGTGTGCGGTGTATGCGGCCCGGAATCTCCCCGGCCAGCGACGCACGTTCCGCCACCACCACCGGAACCCGTGTCCCGCAGGCGGCCAGCAGGGCCAGCACGTTGGTGGCGGTCAGGAAGGAGAGGACCACGTCCGGATCAAGGCGTGAAAAGGTCCGGTGCAGGATGCGGATCCGATTGATATTTGCGCAAATCGCTGCGGCAAGGCCGAGGCTCGGACTGATGCAATCCAGGCGCCGCAAATGGACTGCCGGGTTCAGGGCATAGTGGGGCGGGTTGTCCGGGGAATCAAGGGTGATGAGATCCACATGATGAGCGCGTGTGGCCAGATGGTTGGCCAGCCGGGTCATGACGTGTTCGGCCCCGCCCGGCCCGAGGGTGGAGATGACCAGTGCCACGCGCAGGGATGACTTGTTCTTGTTCCGGTCCGCGGACATCAGAAGTTCTCCCAGTCGCGCAGGCCGAATTTGGACAGGTAGCGTTGCCTGATTTCGCCAAGGTCTACATAGCGGTTTGCCCGGTAGCGGGCATGGGAGAACGGGTTGGCAAGTATCTGTGTGAGGCTGGGGTGGCGTCGGTGCAGTATGCCGGCTTCACGCGTTGCCGCCACCTGAAGCCCGGCCTTTTTGGCGCGCAGGAAAAAGTCGTTGTGTTCATATGGCGTCAGGTCTTTGTCCCATCCATTCATGCCCTGTACCGACTCTGTTTTCGCCACAAAGAAATTGCAGACGAGATCGCAACGCACCAGTGATGTTTCCGGTTCGAAAAAGTCCACATGCATGGTCTTGTCGCGTTCCCGGAAATTGCCGAAAAAGATGCGTTCCTTTTTGCGGCGCATCAACGTGCGCGCCGTGTCCGCAAAGCCGGAGGAGAACAATCCGCGCAGAATGTTCTTGCGGCCGTAGGCATCGACAAACGCCCAGAACGGATCAATGCGGTCCACCACCCGCCCGGCCAGGATGTCCAGTTTGTGCTCCGTGAGGACTTGCAGCATGAACGCGGGCCGGAACAGTTCCGGCGTGCATACGAAATCGTCGTCAAACAGAAAGAAGTAGGGCGTGTCTGTCAATTCCAGCAAACGGTTGCGTCCTGCGGAGGTGCCGATGTTGTATTCGGTTTCCACGAGGCGCAGTTCAAAGGGCAGCGCAAGCTTGTCGGTAACTTTCCGGCAGGAGGTGCGGCTGTCGTCCAGCACCATGACCGGACCTGTCCAGCCCGTGGCCGCCAGCGAGGCAAGGCAGCGGCGCACGGCCCAAGGCCGCTCAAAGGTCTTGATCAGTATGGTGGATTCCGGTCCGGTCGTGCTGGGTGCGGTCATGGCCTGCCCCCGGCGTTCAGGCTTCGCAGCGCGTCCTTGATGCGTTTGCGCAGGCCGCGCTCGCTGGCGCGGTCATTGTCCCAGTGCAGCAGGCATTTGGCCAGCAGCCGCCAGTGGCCGCGTTTCGGGGAAAAAGCAGTCCTGCGCCATTGCCGCCAGACGGCCTGCCCGAGCACGGCCGCATGCTCGCAGACGTTCATGAACCGCAGGTCCAGTTCCCCGGCCAGAGCGGCAGGATCGAAGATTCGGGTCGTTTCATTGGTCTGGTGCAGGCGGCGCAGCCAATGGGCGGTCTGCCATACGAAATTCCGCGTTTTTTCAAGATCGCCGCGCGCAATGGCGTTGTGCAGGTGCAGTTCCTGCGGTGTGGCTTGCAGCCCGAGCCGTTTGAGCACCCGCGCGCGCACGTTGTCCGCCAGTTTGCGGCCGCGCTCGGCGGTCTGGCGGCTCATGCCCATGGGGTTCATGCGGTAGCGTAGCAATGGTTCGCCGAGGTTGGTGCCGGGAATATCGTGGTCCAGTTGCAGGCGCAGCCACAGGTCATAGTCCTCGGTGTAGGGCAGGGATTCGTCAAAGCGGATTGAGGTGTCGCGCAGCACCGAGGCCCGGAACATGGTGGCCGGGTGGGAAAAGGAAACGTGAAACAGCAGCCGGGCCGCGCAGGCTTCGGGCGTTGTGGGCCAGTGCTCGAAGTCGGTCTCGTGTTCTTCGCCGAAGCGCAGGCATTGCGTGCCCAGCAGCCCGATATGCGGCTGTTCCTGCAGATGGGCCACCTGTCTGGCAAAGCGTTCCGGGTGGCAGATGTCGTCCGCGTCCATGCGCGCCACAAATTTGCAGGACGGGTCGGCAAGGGCCGCGTCCAGCCCGATGTTCAGGGTGGCGGCCAGCCCCTTGTTGGTCCTGTTGCGCAGGATGCGCACGCGCGGGGTCTGTTCGTATCCGGCCATGATGCGCAGGGTCTCGGCGTCCGTGGACCCGTCGTCCATGAGCAGCAGAGTGAAATCCGTGAACGTCTGGTTGAGCACGGATTCCAAGGCCTGTTGCAGGTATTCGCCCGTGTTGTGGACCGGCAGCAATACGGCCAGCGGCGCACTCATCGGGGTGCTCCATTGCCCCCGGAAGGGTCGTGCAGGCCCCAGCGATGGGTCATGTAAATGCCGTCGCGGTGTTCCACAGGCTCGAAGCCGTGCCCGAAATAGTCGCCGCCGTGCACGTGCAGAGGCTGGTTGATGAGCCGCGAGCAGGCCAGCCCGTTGTGGTTCAGGTTGATCTGCACCGTGTATTCGCCGGGCATGACCGGACTTTTTTCCACGCGGCAGCACAGGGTACCCGCAGCCGGGACCGGGCCGAAATGGGGCTGCTGCATGGAGCAGCACGCGGTCTTGAGTTCCCCGGACGGCGAGCGGATGGCCATGCTGGCCTGCAAATGGGGCAGCTCGACGGATTGGTGGGCTGGCGATAGCACCGCGTAATCCAGCAGCACGTTCATGGGCGCGCCGCACTGCACGGGCGAATCCGGCGTTTGGCCCATGAAGCGCACCCCGGTGATGACCGGATGGCCGGGGTTGTCGGAAAGATGCAGTATTTCCCCGGCACAGGTCCCGCCCATTTCGTGATATGCGGCCACGGCCTCGGTGGCGCTGGCGTCCAGCGCGACCCGGCCCCCATCCAGCACGATGCCCCGGTCGCAGAGCCGGTCGATGATGCCCATGTTGTGCGAGACGATGATCACGGTGCGGCCCTCGCCACCCACCTGCTCCATCTTGCCGAGGCATTTTTTCTGAAAGCGCAGGTCGCCCACGGCCAGGACCTCGTCCACCAACAGGATTTCCGGCTCCAGATGCGCGGCCACGGCAAAGGCCAGCCGCACATGCATGCCGGACGAGTAGCGCTTGACCGGGGTGTCCAGAAAAGTCTCCACTTCGGCAAAGTCCACGATTTCGTCGAAGTTGCGGCGGATTTCCCTGCGGGTCATGCCCAGCACCGCACCGTTGAGAAAGATGTTTTCCCGGCCCGTGAGTTCCGGGTGGAACCCGGTGCCCACCTCCAGCAGGCTGGAAACCCGGCCCCGCAGCCGGATGCTGCCCGTGGTCGGCGCGGTGATGCGCGAGATGAGCTTGAGCAGGGTGGATTTTCCGGCCCCGTTGCGGCCCACGATGCCCACGCGCTGCCCCGGCTCGATGCGCAGGTTCACGTCCCGCAGGGCCCAGAACGGCTCGTTTTTCGGGCGGCGGTCGCCCCACAGCCCGAACCCGGTGCGCGCCATGCGGGCCAGTTCGTCGCGCAGGGCAACGTAGCCGAAGGCCGCGCTGCGTCCCTTGTTGCGGGCAATGCTGTACTGCTTGCCGAGATTTTCGGTTTTCAGGATGGCTGTCATGTCAGATGGTGTCCGCAAATGTTGCTTCCATGCGCCGGAAGATGCGCAGCCCCGTGAACAGCAGGGCAAGGGACACGGCCGCGGAGATGATCAGGCCCGGCAGGTACGGCAGGTCCGTGCCCAGAATGGCCCAGCGGAACCCGTCGATGACTCCGGCCATGGGATTCAGGTAATAGGCGGCGCGCCACGCCTGCGGCACCACCGCGCTGGAAAAGCCCACGGGCGAGACATACATGCCCAGCTGGATGATAAAGGGCACGATGTAGCGGAAGTCGCGGTAGGTCACGTTCAGGGCGCACAATGCCAGTCCCGCGCCCAAAGTGGTCACGGCCGCGGGCAGGACCAGCGCGGGCAGCAGCAGCATGCGCCACGAGGGCGCGAACCCGTAGCCCAGCATGAGCAGGGCCAGCACCATGAGCGAAAGAATCATGTCCGCCGCGTTGACCAGAATGGATGATGCGGGCAGCAGCATGCGCGGGAACCAGACCTTGGAGACCATGGGCGCGTTGCTGACGAGGCTGTTGCCCGCGTCGGACAGGCCCGAGGCAAAGAACTGCCACGGCAGCATGGCCGCGAAGACCATGATGGGATAGGGCGTGTTTCCGTCGCTGGGCAGCCCGGCCAGCCGGCCGAAGACCACGCTGAAAACCATCATTGCCAGCACGGGGCGCAGCACGGCCCAGGCAATGCCGATGGCGGTCTGCTTGTAGCGCACCAGCAGGTCGCGCCAGGCCAGAAAGAAAAACAGCTCGCGGTAGCGCAGCATGTCCTGCCAGTAGTGGCGTGCGCCCTGTCCGGCGCGGATCACGGTTTCGTGGCGGCAGTCCATGTCAGACCACCTTCCATGTGGGGCGGTTGTCGAATATGTTCCTGTCCTGCTCGAACTCGTCCGCGCTCAGGGTCATGGTGCGTATCTTGCGGTTGATCTTTTTTTCGGTGATGCGACGCAGGTTTTCCAGCCGCTCGCGGTCGATGTCGCCCACCACCAGCAGGTCGATGATGCCGGAATCCCGGCCCTGTGCGTAATCGTCCAGAATGTAGACCGCCTCGACCCGACCCAGCGAAATCATGATTTCGTCCACCAGCCTGTCGATGCCCAGGGTCTTGCGCACCATGGAGCTGATTTCCGGGAAAAACGGATGATTGGTGTTGGCCCGGAAATAGATGGAGCGTCCGCTTTGTTCCTTTTCGAGGTATCCGGCGTTGCTCAGGCTGTCCAGTTCGCCCTTGATGGCGTTGGGCGAGACCTTGAATTCCGAAGCCAGCTCCCGCAGGTAGCAGGAAACCTGCGGGTTCAGGAACAGCTTCATGAGCAGCTTGATGCGTGTCTTGGAGGTGAATAGTTGGGTCAGCATGGTGGTTTCGTACAAAAAAACTGAACGAAGTGTCAATGTGTGCAAAAGGGCCGATGCGAATACGCACCGGCCCGGAAAAGCGGAAGCCATGTGCCGGGAGCTCTAGCCCTCGGACAGCAGTTTCTTGGCTATGTCGAGATCGTAGAGGGCCAGCGGGTTGCGGTCCGTGCCGCGTTCCCGGTACTTGGCCGCGGCCATTTCAATGACCTCGTAGGGCAGCCACTGGTGTTTTTCCCATGTTTCCGGGTGTATGGGATTCCAGAGCCGGAATTCCACGGCGCCGTTGTTGTCGCGCACATACATGCGGGTTTCCGGGTCCTGCAGGGACGGAGTGTAATAGATGCCGCGTTCGTCCTTCATGCTTGCCTCACTTGGATATTTTGCGGAACGCCAGGCGTCCGTTTTTTTCAATGGTCACGGCCGTGGCGAACTGGCGCAGCAGGGCGCGGGCCGGACGGCCGAGAATGAAGTCCATGGCCCCGGCGTCCATGCCGCTGCGCTCCGGGATCAGCTTGCGCATCTCATCGTC is part of the Pseudodesulfovibrio senegalensis genome and encodes:
- a CDS encoding glycosyltransferase; translation: MSADRNKNKSSLRVALVISTLGPGGAEHVMTRLANHLATRAHHVDLITLDSPDNPPHYALNPAVHLRRLDCISPSLGLAAAICANINRIRILHRTFSRLDPDVVLSFLTATNVLALLAACGTRVPVVVAERASLAGEIPGRIHRTLRRLTYPHARAVVVQTPEEQRILHDMLPKTRADSAVIPNPVARSQRTVSGRGLVFVGRFSQEKRPMDVLEAFALAREHLRGRTLTMVGDGPLRADVQARAQALGLSQHVHFTGVVPDAGEHLAHGDIFVLASAHEGFPNALCEAMAHGLACVASNGPGGCAHIVQHERNGLLVPVKDVRAMADAMIQLAQDESLRTRLGTEAVRVCQTFEEGAVLDQWEELLLHAGGRPCAA
- a CDS encoding glycosyltransferase family 2 protein codes for the protein MTAPSTTGPESTILIKTFERPWAVRRCLASLAATGWTGPVMVLDDSRTSCRKVTDKLALPFELRLVETEYNIGTSAGRNRLLELTDTPYFFLFDDDFVCTPELFRPAFMLQVLTEHKLDILAGRVVDRIDPFWAFVDAYGRKNILRGLFSSGFADTARTLMRRKKERIFFGNFRERDKTMHVDFFEPETSLVRCDLVCNFFVAKTESVQGMNGWDKDLTPYEHNDFFLRAKKAGLQVAATREAGILHRRHPSLTQILANPFSHARYRANRYVDLGEIRQRYLSKFGLRDWENF
- a CDS encoding glycosyltransferase family 2 protein, with translation MSAPLAVLLPVHNTGEYLQQALESVLNQTFTDFTLLLMDDGSTDAETLRIMAGYEQTPRVRILRNRTNKGLAATLNIGLDAALADPSCKFVARMDADDICHPERFARQVAHLQEQPHIGLLGTQCLRFGEEHETDFEHWPTTPEACAARLLFHVSFSHPATMFRASVLRDTSIRFDESLPYTEDYDLWLRLQLDHDIPGTNLGEPLLRYRMNPMGMSRQTAERGRKLADNVRARVLKRLGLQATPQELHLHNAIARGDLEKTRNFVWQTAHWLRRLHQTNETTRIFDPAALAGELDLRFMNVCEHAAVLGQAVWRQWRRTAFSPKRGHWRLLAKCLLHWDNDRASERGLRKRIKDALRSLNAGGRP
- a CDS encoding ABC transporter ATP-binding protein, whose protein sequence is MTAILKTENLGKQYSIARNKGRSAAFGYVALRDELARMARTGFGLWGDRRPKNEPFWALRDVNLRIEPGQRVGIVGRNGAGKSTLLKLISRITAPTTGSIRLRGRVSSLLEVGTGFHPELTGRENIFLNGAVLGMTRREIRRNFDEIVDFAEVETFLDTPVKRYSSGMHVRLAFAVAAHLEPEILLVDEVLAVGDLRFQKKCLGKMEQVGGEGRTVIIVSHNMGIIDRLCDRGIVLDGGRVALDASATEAVAAYHEMGGTCAGEILHLSDNPGHPVITGVRFMGQTPDSPVQCGAPMNVLLDYAVLSPAHQSVELPHLQASMAIRSPSGELKTACCSMQQPHFGPVPAAGTLCCRVEKSPVMPGEYTVQINLNHNGLACSRLINQPLHVHGGDYFGHGFEPVEHRDGIYMTHRWGLHDPSGGNGAPR
- a CDS encoding ABC transporter permease, whose amino-acid sequence is MDCRHETVIRAGQGARHYWQDMLRYRELFFFLAWRDLLVRYKQTAIGIAWAVLRPVLAMMVFSVVFGRLAGLPSDGNTPYPIMVFAAMLPWQFFASGLSDAGNSLVSNAPMVSKVWFPRMLLPASSILVNAADMILSLMVLALLMLGYGFAPSWRMLLLPALVLPAAVTTLGAGLALCALNVTYRDFRYIVPFIIQLGMYVSPVGFSSAVVPQAWRAAYYLNPMAGVIDGFRWAILGTDLPYLPGLIISAAVSLALLFTGLRIFRRMEATFADTI
- a CDS encoding winged helix-turn-helix domain-containing protein, coding for MLTQLFTSKTRIKLLMKLFLNPQVSCYLRELASEFKVSPNAIKGELDSLSNAGYLEKEQSGRSIYFRANTNHPFFPEISSMVRKTLGIDRLVDEIMISLGRVEAVYILDDYAQGRDSGIIDLLVVGDIDRERLENLRRITEKKINRKIRTMTLSADEFEQDRNIFDNRPTWKVV